One stretch of Rhipicephalus sanguineus isolate Rsan-2018 chromosome 10, BIME_Rsan_1.4, whole genome shotgun sequence DNA includes these proteins:
- the LOC119407289 gene encoding uncharacterized protein LOC119407289 isoform X4: MIATRTVLLPCSHILCQSCHAASPQGGSSLCPLDQEPFEEAQCFCYVFSTRKDNAFKVHCWNEAHGCNFEGAVEFVLRHYEDECTFHTVDCLRCGEQVLHRELSTHYVAGCGAALSLTGTKNTSSKSRAMTLQDVTAALLELKTLLTNDHKQLLLAIQCSMNEVIGQIRSQEYTFAVSPHNVAAPVQALRHSQVGTQSPSTSLPKRTSRRNKTEDASTSSASCSKKPAVPRRPEPFADVPQAVMNAMRNTSTQDYPKHAITYIRRGVKCQLELTGPLSTTRTWTTVREIVTYAVTVENVPTQEKLLGTNIAYMTVLHTRDSYFTVQLYVHGSKLGVRIQFHGTHCGFPFRAPLFKLDLSQTFPAGSSGHGRNCKCYAPAEATSLRTDSETQTDETMQICLLERNVKFEIRISPEGHA; the protein is encoded by the exons ATGATTGCGACAAGGACTGTGCTACTGCCATGCTCGCACATTCTATGTCAATCATGCCACGCAGCCAGTCCCCAAGGCGGCAGCAGTCTGTGTCCCTTGGATCAGGAGCCGTTCGAAGAAGCTCAGTGTTTTTGCTATGTCTTCTCCACCAGAAAAGATAATGCCTTCAAG GTTCACTGCTGGAACGAAGCGCACGGTTGCAACTTTGAAGGAGCTGTGGAGTTTGTGCTGCGACACTACGAGGACGAATGCACATTCCACACCGTGGACTGCTTGCGATGCGGCGAGCAAGTCCTGCACAGAGAACTGTCAACCCACTACGTGGCCGGATGCGGTGCCGCTCTTTCTCTAACGGGCACGAAGAACACATCGTCGAAATCTAGAGCAATGACCCTTCAAGACGTGACGGCTGCTCTCCTAGAACTGAAGACTCTGTTGACGAACGACCACAAGCAGCTGCTGCTTGCGATTCAGTGTTCAATGAACGAAGTAATTGGACAGATCAGGAGCCAGGAATACACGTTCGCCGTGTCCCCTCACAATGTCGCAGCGCCTGTACAGGCGCTGCGACATTCTCAAGTGGGAACACAGAGTCCCTCAACCTCGTTACCGAAGAGAACTTCTCGGCGGAATAAGACAGAGGACGCCAGCACGTCGTCCGCATCATGCTCCAAGAAACCAGCGGTGCCTCGTAGGCCGGAACCATTCGCAGACGTTCCACAAGCTGTTATGAATGCCATGCGCAATACTTCCACTCAAGATTACCCAAAGCACGCCATTACTTATATACGCAGAGGTGTTAAATGCCAGTTAGAGCTAACAGGCCCGTTGTCGACGACACGAACATGGACGACAGTGCGTGAAATCGTGACGTATGCTGTGACTGTCGAAAACGTTCCCACGCAAGAGAAATTGCTCGGAACTAACATTGCTTATATGACTGTGCTACACACGAGGGACTCTTATTTTACGGTTCAGCTCTATGTCCATGGATCCAAACTTGGTGTTCGAATTCAGTTTCATGGGACGCATTGTGGCTTTCCCTTTCGGGCCCCTTTATTCAAGCTCGATCTAAGCCAAACGTTTCCAGCTGGTTCCTCTGGGCATGGACGTAACTGTAAGTGCTATGCTCCCGCTGAGGCAACTTCTCTGCGCACAGACTCAGAAACACAAACTGACGAGACAATGCAGATATGCCTACTAGAAAGAAACGTAAAGTTTGAAATCAGGATCTCGCCTGAAGGACACGCATAG